The Prochlorococcus marinus str. MIT 9301 genome window below encodes:
- a CDS encoding aminotransferase class V-fold PLP-dependent enzyme — protein sequence MINNLRDQIPALKNKYYFNYGGQGPLPKSSLDAIVKTWEIIQDLGPFTNNMWPFIYKEILTTKRIIAQKLGVNSKNVAFTENISSGMILPFWGIKVKEGEELLISDCEHPGVVAASREFCRRNKLTFKIFPIQKIKNLNDENIILEILKNLNSKTKILIISHILWNFGYKIPLKEISIELKNNREDSYLLVDGAQTFGHINIEKEVFYSDLYSITSHKWACGPEGLGAIYVSDRFIHETDPTIIGWKSLKKEQGIYEPSDNLFHDDARKFEIATSCIPLLAGLRNSLDLLDKDCHEKEKNKNIKRLSGKLWDELNQSKGVELVLEKKYLNGIVSFNIENIKDKDKFVKELGGKKIWIRVLEDPKWFRACVHQMTTEAEIDLLAREIKNLT from the coding sequence ATGATAAATAATCTAAGAGATCAAATACCCGCATTAAAAAATAAGTATTATTTCAACTATGGCGGTCAAGGACCATTACCAAAATCTTCTCTAGACGCAATAGTTAAAACTTGGGAGATTATCCAAGATTTAGGACCATTTACCAATAATATGTGGCCTTTTATTTACAAAGAAATATTGACCACAAAAAGAATCATTGCGCAAAAATTAGGTGTCAATTCAAAGAATGTAGCTTTTACCGAAAACATCTCTTCCGGTATGATTTTGCCCTTTTGGGGAATAAAAGTGAAAGAGGGAGAAGAGTTGTTAATAAGTGACTGTGAACATCCTGGAGTAGTGGCTGCAAGTCGAGAATTTTGCAGAAGAAATAAATTAACATTCAAAATTTTTCCAATCCAAAAAATTAAAAATCTAAACGACGAAAATATAATTTTAGAGATTTTGAAAAATCTAAATAGTAAGACTAAGATCCTTATTATTTCTCATATCTTATGGAACTTTGGATATAAAATTCCTTTAAAAGAAATTTCTATCGAATTAAAAAATAATCGAGAAGACTCTTATTTACTTGTTGATGGTGCTCAAACCTTTGGGCACATAAATATTGAAAAAGAAGTTTTTTATTCTGATTTATATTCAATAACTTCTCATAAATGGGCATGTGGACCAGAAGGACTTGGTGCCATTTATGTCTCAGATAGATTTATTCATGAAACAGATCCAACAATAATTGGTTGGAAATCATTAAAAAAAGAACAAGGCATTTATGAGCCTTCAGATAATCTTTTTCATGATGATGCAAGGAAATTTGAAATAGCTACCTCTTGTATTCCTTTACTTGCTGGACTCCGGAATTCTTTAGATCTTTTGGATAAAGACTGCCATGAAAAAGAAAAAAACAAAAATATCAAAAGATTAAGTGGAAAACTTTGGGATGAATTAAATCAATCAAAGGGTGTTGAATTAGTTTTAGAAAAAAAATATTTAAATGGTATTGTTAGTTTTAATATCGAAAATATTAAAGATAAGGATAAATTCGTGAAGGAACTAGGAGGAAAAAAAATTTGGATAAGAGTTTTAGAAGATCCAAAATGGTTTAGAGCATGC
- a CDS encoding methyltransferase domain-containing protein, which produces MSESCCNTNTSNKASNQFDHKDAIQERYGSAAQEKESCLCTPVGFNPVLLEAIPQEVIERDYGCGDPTKYVQKNDIVLDLGSGSGKNAFICAQIVGKEGKVIGVDQNPDMLSLSRSASKEVTKNIGFNNTEFLEGSIEKLDELDKNLNPLIADKSVDIILSNCVLNLVSPESRNNLLNNIKRVLNDNGRIAISDIVSNKKVPLRLQNDHDLWTGCISGAWYEPEFISDFKELGFKNLKFVERSAEPWKVIEDIEFRTVTLVGNI; this is translated from the coding sequence ATGTCTGAAAGTTGCTGTAATACAAACACATCGAATAAAGCATCTAATCAATTCGATCATAAAGATGCGATTCAAGAAAGATATGGTTCAGCCGCACAAGAAAAAGAAAGTTGTCTTTGTACACCAGTTGGGTTTAATCCCGTTTTACTTGAAGCAATTCCTCAAGAGGTTATAGAAAGAGACTATGGGTGTGGTGATCCAACAAAATATGTTCAAAAAAATGATATAGTCTTAGATCTTGGGAGTGGTAGCGGCAAAAATGCTTTCATTTGTGCCCAAATTGTTGGGAAAGAAGGGAAAGTTATTGGAGTTGATCAGAATCCTGACATGCTTTCTTTATCAAGATCAGCCTCTAAAGAAGTTACAAAAAATATAGGTTTCAACAATACAGAATTTCTAGAAGGTTCAATTGAAAAACTTGATGAGTTAGATAAAAATTTAAATCCATTAATCGCAGATAAATCAGTTGATATTATTTTAAGTAATTGCGTTTTAAACTTGGTAAGTCCAGAATCTAGAAATAACCTACTAAATAACATAAAAAGAGTGTTAAACGATAATGGAAGAATTGCAATTAGCGATATCGTCTCTAACAAAAAAGTTCCTTTAAGATTGCAAAATGATCACGATTTATGGACAGGATGTATTAGTGGAGCATGGTATGAGCCAGAGTTTATAAGTGATTTTAAAGAACTAGGATTTAAAAATTTAAAATTTGTAGAGAGGAGTGCTGAACCTTGGAAAGTAATTGAGGATATTGAATTTAGAACAGTAACTTTAGTGGGCAATATTTAA
- a CDS encoding DUF4278 domain-containing protein gives MTTLTYRGKNYVQNKEAAKKQLVELTYRRNVYTNRMDDASSSNEKAELNYRGVNYTK, from the coding sequence ATGACTACTTTAACTTACAGAGGTAAAAACTACGTTCAAAACAAAGAAGCTGCTAAAAAGCAACTTGTTGAACTTACCTACAGAAGAAACGTATACACCAACAGAATGGATGACGCTTCTTCAAGTAATGAAAAAGCAGAATTAAATTACAGAGGTGTTAATTACACTAAATAA
- a CDS encoding NifU family protein gives MSTETLSLTNENVEKVLDELRPFLISDGGNVEIAEIDGPIVKVRLQGACGSCPSSTMTLKMGIERKLKEMIPEISEVVQVL, from the coding sequence ATGAGTACTGAAACACTCTCGCTGACAAACGAAAATGTAGAAAAAGTCCTTGACGAGCTAAGACCTTTTTTAATTTCTGATGGAGGTAATGTAGAGATTGCAGAGATAGATGGTCCAATTGTCAAAGTCAGACTTCAAGGAGCATGTGGTAGTTGCCCAAGCAGCACTATGACTCTCAAAATGGGTATTGAAAGAAAGTTAAAAGAAATGATTCCTGAAATAAGCGAAGTTGTCCAAGTTTTATAA
- a CDS encoding malate:quinone oxidoreductase has protein sequence MTSSKNPTNDNSYFDAVLVGGGIMSSTLALLISEVLPDIKFLIIEKLNAPGSESTGAFNNAGTGHAANCELNYTPLDEKGNLKIDKALSINRSFETSMSLWASLYEAGKIDIKKFLKFIPHISFVSGQDNISFLKKRFQKMTENPEFIDMEFSSSFDEISSWAPLITKDRNPSTQIAATRIGRGTDINFEALTKEYLSLVSLNKNVEIRYKTELVDLKKIDKKQWELEISSEGRKTSIRTGYVFLGAGGKTINYLQKSKIPEAKSYGGFPVSGKWLICEKKDLTEKHNSKVYGKADIGSPPMSVPHLDTRWIDNKKLLLYGPFAGFTTKFLKQSSYFDLFSSIKKNNIFSMLDVGFKNNDLINYLISQSLKNHNSRVENLKNMMPSANSSDWYLKNAGQRVQIIKKTEAGGSLKFGTEIVNSSDGSLSALLGASPGASTAVSIMVKVLEKSVFFLNDKHNLQKKINDLIYPELSDSENNSTFIKDIKKRNNSIFGFHP, from the coding sequence GTGACTTCATCTAAAAATCCCACTAATGACAATAGCTACTTTGATGCAGTCTTAGTAGGAGGAGGGATAATGAGTAGTACTTTAGCCCTCCTGATTTCAGAAGTTTTACCAGATATAAAATTTCTTATTATAGAAAAATTAAATGCTCCAGGAAGTGAAAGTACTGGCGCTTTTAATAATGCAGGTACAGGACATGCGGCTAATTGCGAATTAAACTATACCCCTTTAGATGAAAAAGGAAATTTAAAAATAGATAAAGCGCTCTCAATAAATCGTTCTTTTGAAACATCCATGTCTTTATGGGCATCATTGTATGAAGCAGGGAAAATTGATATTAAGAAGTTTCTAAAATTTATTCCTCATATTAGCTTTGTGTCTGGTCAGGATAATATTTCTTTTTTAAAAAAAAGATTTCAGAAAATGACCGAAAATCCTGAATTTATCGATATGGAATTTTCTTCATCTTTTGATGAAATTTCATCATGGGCTCCTCTAATAACAAAAGATAGAAATCCATCTACTCAAATTGCAGCTACCAGAATAGGAAGAGGAACTGATATTAATTTTGAGGCTTTAACTAAAGAGTATTTGTCTTTAGTTTCCTTAAACAAAAATGTTGAAATTAGATACAAAACAGAATTAGTAGATTTAAAGAAAATTGATAAAAAACAATGGGAACTAGAAATTAGTTCTGAAGGTAGAAAAACTTCAATTAGAACTGGCTATGTTTTTCTTGGTGCTGGTGGAAAAACAATTAATTATTTACAAAAATCAAAAATTCCAGAAGCAAAAAGTTATGGTGGATTTCCTGTTAGTGGGAAATGGCTTATTTGCGAGAAAAAAGATCTAACAGAAAAACATAACTCAAAAGTTTATGGTAAAGCTGATATTGGATCGCCACCAATGTCTGTACCTCATCTAGACACTAGATGGATTGATAATAAAAAACTTCTTTTATATGGACCTTTTGCTGGATTTACAACGAAATTTTTAAAACAAAGTTCATATTTTGACTTATTTAGTTCAATTAAAAAGAATAATATTTTTTCTATGTTAGACGTTGGTTTCAAGAATAATGATTTAATTAATTACTTAATATCACAATCATTAAAGAACCATAACTCAAGAGTTGAAAATTTAAAGAATATGATGCCTTCAGCTAATTCGTCTGATTGGTATTTAAAGAATGCTGGGCAAAGAGTCCAAATAATTAAAAAAACTGAAGCTGGTGGTTCTTTGAAATTTGGAACTGAGATTGTGAATTCATCTGATGGATCATTATCTGCTTTGTTAGGGGCATCTCCCGGAGCAAGTACTGCGGTCTCAATTATGGTTAAGGTTCTAGAAAAATCTGTCTTTTTTTTAAACGACAAGCATAATCTTCAGAAAAAAATAAATGACTTAATCTATCCAGAACTATCGGACTCTGAAAATAATAGTACCTTCATAAAAGACATCAAAAAAAGAAATAATTCCATTTTTGGTTTCCATCCATAA